A genomic window from Sulfurospirillum diekertiae includes:
- the mqnP gene encoding menaquinone biosynthesis prenyltransferase MqnP codes for MQQLWLKLKDISDLIVFKHSVFALPFIFVAMIVSSKAQSGTLWFGFKLLILGLLAAVSARNFAMAFNRYADRDIDKYNPRTASRPSVDGRIGSLNMQLFIALNAAIFIAVAYLINNLAFYLSVPILIILGGYSLFKRFSPYAHLVLGLSLGLAPIAGVVAIQESIPLWSILLSIGVMYWVAGFDLLYSLQDMEYDTANGLFSIPSRFGKEATFFISRLFHGQTILFWFLFALSANLGFFAYLGVLIAAIVLFFEHRIVLKDFSKIDRAFFTLNGYLGIIFFAFVFLDRI; via the coding sequence TTGCAACAACTCTGGCTCAAACTCAAAGATATTAGTGATTTAATCGTCTTTAAACACTCCGTTTTTGCACTCCCATTTATTTTTGTGGCGATGATCGTCTCTTCCAAGGCACAGAGTGGTACTCTATGGTTTGGATTTAAACTTTTAATTTTAGGGCTTTTAGCCGCTGTCAGTGCACGTAATTTTGCGATGGCTTTTAACCGTTATGCCGATCGTGATATTGATAAATACAACCCAAGAACGGCGAGTCGCCCAAGTGTTGATGGCAGAATCGGTAGCCTTAATATGCAACTTTTTATTGCACTCAATGCTGCAATTTTTATTGCGGTAGCGTACCTGATCAATAATCTGGCTTTCTATCTTAGTGTGCCTATTTTAATTATTTTGGGTGGTTATTCGCTCTTTAAACGCTTTTCGCCTTATGCGCATTTGGTGTTAGGTCTTTCGTTAGGGTTAGCCCCTATTGCAGGTGTGGTAGCAATTCAAGAATCTATCCCTTTATGGTCCATTTTGCTCTCTATTGGCGTAATGTATTGGGTAGCAGGGTTTGACCTTCTCTATTCGCTTCAAGATATGGAGTATGATACAGCCAATGGACTTTTCTCTATTCCTTCACGTTTTGGTAAAGAGGCGACCTTTTTTATCTCACGTCTTTTTCATGGACAAACGATTCTCTTTTGGTTCTTATTTGCACTCAGTGCCAATCTTGGTTTTTTTGCGTATCTCGGTGTTTTGATCGCTGCGATTGTACTCTTTTTTGAGCATCGTATTGTGCTGAAAGATTTTTCAAAAATTGATCGTGCGTTTTTTACGCTGAATGGTTATTTGGGCATCATCTTTTTTGCATTTGTCTTTTTAGATAGGATTTAA